A section of the Phaseolus vulgaris cultivar G19833 chromosome 8, P. vulgaris v2.0, whole genome shotgun sequence genome encodes:
- the LOC137823454 gene encoding protein RDM1-like, which translates to MIAEALLELAKEYQEKMEKKSIPRHGSKEMVVVSWKGLAKTLKTLYGQPLHYLTQKLCKEWDKSRFGSDNEEKPLNAMFSWREAEDTVWRVEAVHRLCTSPVHLAVLWLDDPEYLLIANEVIPTPSVPAE; encoded by the coding sequence ATGATTGCAGAGGCTTTGTTAGAGCTTGCGAAGGAATATCAagagaagatggagaagaagagTATTCCAAGGCATGGTTCAAAGGAGATGGTGGTTGTGAGCTGGAAGGGTTTGGCGAAAACCTTGAAGACATTGTACGGACAACCATTGCATTATCTAACACAGAAACTCTGCAAAGAATGGGATAAGTCGAGATTTGGAAGTGACAATGAAGAGAAGCCATTGAATGCTATGTTCAGTTGGCGTGAAGCTGAAGACACCGTTTGGAGAGTTGAAGCAGTTCATAGACTCTGCACTTCCCCTGTTCATCTTGCAGTGCTTTGGCTTGATGACCCAGAATACCTTCTTATTGCTAATGAAGTTATTCCCACCCCTTCTGTTCCTGCAGAGTAA